In Thermodesulfobacteriota bacterium, a single genomic region encodes these proteins:
- the sppA gene encoding signal peptide peptidase SppA, translated as MRNVFVVVAVLVLLFFTFIAGLGCGLLMSGGDGLSSADRVAVLKVEDIILDDQVYIDSLDKIKEDKKVKAVVVRIESPGGAVGPSQEIYSELKKLRNDMPVIASIGNVGASGGYYIACAAEKIFANPGTITGSIGVVAEFANYEKLLEWARVDVEVIKSGKYKDVGSPYREMTPEDREYMQGLIDNVYSQFKSAVAESRGLGPTEVDKIADGKIFTGEQAKKLRLIDETGTINDAIDLAANMAGIKGKPDLVYYPKKKSQFLELLESRLDIPGITSMPSKYSFGLFYLVDIIN; from the coding sequence GTGCGGAACGTATTCGTCGTGGTGGCGGTGCTCGTCCTGCTCTTTTTCACGTTCATTGCAGGGCTGGGCTGCGGTCTTCTCATGTCGGGCGGCGACGGGTTATCGAGCGCAGACAGGGTCGCGGTGCTCAAGGTCGAGGATATCATTCTCGACGACCAGGTATACATAGACAGTCTGGATAAGATCAAAGAAGATAAAAAGGTAAAAGCGGTAGTCGTCAGGATCGAATCCCCTGGCGGGGCCGTAGGGCCTTCACAGGAAATCTACAGCGAGCTGAAGAAGCTCAGGAACGACATGCCGGTCATTGCGAGCATAGGGAACGTCGGCGCTTCCGGGGGCTATTACATAGCTTGCGCAGCGGAGAAGATCTTCGCTAACCCCGGGACGATAACGGGGAGCATAGGCGTCGTCGCCGAGTTCGCGAACTATGAAAAGCTCCTCGAATGGGCAAGGGTGGACGTGGAAGTGATAAAGAGCGGTAAATATAAGGACGTAGGCTCCCCGTACAGGGAAATGACCCCTGAGGACCGGGAATACATGCAGGGATTGATAGACAACGTCTACTCCCAGTTCAAGTCGGCTGTCGCCGAATCGAGGGGACTCGGGCCAACGGAAGTCGATAAAATCGCAGACGGGAAGATATTCACCGGGGAGCAGGCGAAGAAGCTCAGGCTCATCGACGAGACGGGCACTATAAACGACGCCATAGACCTCGCGGCGAATATGGCCGGGATAAAGGGAAAACCAGACCTCGTCTATTACCCGAAAAAGAAATCCCAGTTCCTCGAACTCCTGGAATCGAGGCTCGACATACCCGGCATCACGAGCATGCCTTCCAAATACAGCTTTGGACTTTTCTATCTGGTTGATATAATTAACTGA
- a CDS encoding HIT domain-containing protein has protein sequence MKVLWAPWRLKYIIGDKEEGCIFCKKPKEGNDKDNLILYTGETSFIIMNRYPYSNGHLMTVPYKHTNNFSDLTREEKLELMDLTAKCIEILQVIKPEGFNIGMNLGKTGGAGIDDHLHFHIVPRWSGDTNFMPVIGDVRVMPEYLEDTYETLSKHLKSLER, from the coding sequence ATGAAAGTGCTCTGGGCGCCCTGGAGGCTCAAATACATAATCGGGGATAAGGAAGAGGGCTGTATATTTTGTAAAAAGCCCAAAGAAGGGAATGACAAAGATAATCTCATATTATATACTGGTGAGACCAGCTTCATTATAATGAACCGTTACCCCTACTCGAACGGGCATCTTATGACAGTCCCATACAAACACACGAATAATTTCTCGGATCTCACCCGGGAAGAAAAGCTCGAGCTGATGGACCTCACCGCAAAATGCATCGAAATACTTCAAGTCATAAAGCCCGAGGGGTTCAATATCGGAATGAACCTCGGCAAAACGGGCGGGGCAGGCATCGACGACCATCTCCATTTCCACATCGTCCCGAGATGGAGCGGGGACACTAATTTCATGCCTGTAATCGGAGACGTGCGGGTTATGCCCGAATACCTCGAAGACACTTACGAGACGCTAAGCAAGCATTTAAAATCTTTAGAGAGGTGA
- the lipA gene encoding lipoyl synthase produces MPAEHAVLRNYDHLHLTNMRNAGKPSWIKAQLPRGPNYTHLKNLMRTLNLHTVCEEAKCPNIGECWGAGTLTFMIMGDTCTRSCGFCHVKTGRGGELDWNEPERVAEAVKDLTRNNAYITHIVITSVNRDDRNYESARIFAETIRRVRAENPSVKIEVLIPDFKGDSSALGEVLNAGPDVLNHNIETVPRLYRLPQLTPSGIRRSVRPQANYDWSLKVLSESKERGQEGMLTKSGIMVGLGEEMDEVVETLGDLKKAGCDIVTIGQYLQPTNDHLPVSKFYHPMEFESLKTYGENVIGIPHVEAGPLVRSSYHAEKQVLKMAAHSLS; encoded by the coding sequence TTGCCCGCGGAGCATGCTGTCCTTCGGAATTACGATCATTTACACTTAACCAATATGAGAAACGCAGGAAAACCAAGCTGGATAAAGGCCCAGCTGCCCAGGGGCCCCAATTACACCCATCTCAAAAACCTGATGAGGACGCTCAACCTCCATACCGTATGCGAAGAGGCAAAGTGTCCTAACATCGGGGAGTGCTGGGGCGCGGGGACGCTCACGTTCATGATAATGGGGGATACGTGCACGAGGAGCTGCGGGTTCTGCCACGTGAAAACGGGGAGAGGCGGAGAGCTCGACTGGAACGAGCCTGAAAGAGTGGCAGAGGCAGTGAAGGACCTCACGCGGAATAACGCCTACATTACACACATAGTGATCACGTCCGTAAACCGCGACGACAGGAACTACGAGAGCGCACGCATATTCGCCGAGACCATAAGGAGAGTGAGAGCCGAGAACCCGTCTGTGAAGATAGAGGTGCTTATACCCGATTTCAAGGGGGACTCGAGCGCGCTCGGCGAAGTCTTGAACGCCGGGCCCGACGTGCTGAACCACAACATCGAGACCGTGCCGAGGCTATACCGCTTGCCGCAGTTGACGCCTTCGGGAATAAGGAGGTCGGTAAGGCCCCAGGCGAATTACGACTGGTCGCTCAAAGTACTTTCTGAAAGCAAGGAGCGCGGGCAGGAAGGCATGCTCACAAAGTCGGGCATAATGGTCGGACTCGGCGAGGAGATGGACGAGGTCGTGGAGACGCTCGGGGACTTGAAGAAAGCCGGATGCGATATAGTGACTATAGGCCAGTACCTCCAGCCCACGAACGATCACCTGCCTGTATCGAAGTTCTATCATCCGATGGAGTTCGAGTCGCTCAAGACCTACGGCGAGAACGTGATAGGGATACCGCACGTCGAGGCGGGCCCGTTAGTCAGAAGCTCCTACCACGCGGAGAAGCAGGTGCTTAAAATGGCCGCGCATTCGCTCTCCTGA
- a CDS encoding cofactor-independent phosphoglycerate mutase, giving the protein MKYVILQGDGMPDHPLPELGGKTPLEAARTPNLDRIAKSAIKFGMVKTIPDNLPPGSDVGNLTVLGYNPNLYYTGRSPLEAASIGVPLKDGDVTLRCNLVTLAPGSGGLIMEDYSSGHISTEEARAMILDLKKELDEKNLTFFPGVSYRHLLVWSGGNMDIHTTPPHDISGKGIDAYIPSGDGTEKLNELIERSRAILKDHPVNKKRIAEGKNPATSIWLWGQGVAPDMPSFEELYGLTGSVISAVDLVKGIGHYAKLRVIDVPGATGYLDTNYEGKVDYALDSLEEVDLTMIHIESTDETGHVGKAELKIQAIEDFDGRVVGRVLEGIKRFGDYKILVMSDHPTPIDLRTHVNEPVPFAIYSSEDESVKNDSYVYTEKSASTSPVFISEGWRLLGMLVGREI; this is encoded by the coding sequence ATGAAATACGTGATACTGCAGGGCGACGGGATGCCGGACCACCCTCTGCCGGAGCTGGGCGGGAAGACACCGCTCGAAGCCGCGAGGACGCCCAACCTCGACAGGATAGCGAAGTCCGCGATCAAATTCGGCATGGTGAAGACGATCCCAGACAACCTTCCGCCCGGAAGCGACGTCGGGAACCTCACCGTCCTCGGATATAACCCAAACCTCTATTACACGGGCAGGTCGCCGCTCGAAGCCGCGAGCATAGGCGTCCCCCTCAAAGACGGAGACGTCACGCTCAGGTGCAACCTCGTTACTCTCGCTCCGGGGAGCGGGGGCCTCATAATGGAGGATTACAGCTCCGGCCATATCTCTACCGAAGAGGCGCGCGCGATGATACTCGATCTCAAAAAGGAGCTCGACGAGAAGAACCTGACTTTTTTCCCCGGAGTGAGCTACAGGCACCTCCTCGTATGGTCGGGCGGGAACATGGACATACACACGACCCCGCCGCACGACATATCGGGCAAGGGGATCGACGCTTACATACCCTCGGGAGACGGGACAGAGAAGCTCAACGAGTTGATAGAGCGGTCGAGGGCGATACTGAAAGACCACCCGGTGAACAAGAAGAGGATAGCCGAAGGTAAGAACCCGGCCACGAGCATATGGCTCTGGGGCCAGGGGGTCGCGCCCGATATGCCGTCCTTCGAGGAGCTCTACGGGCTCACGGGCTCCGTTATTTCGGCTGTAGATCTCGTGAAGGGGATCGGGCACTACGCGAAGCTCAGGGTGATAGACGTCCCCGGCGCGACCGGATACCTCGATACGAACTACGAGGGCAAGGTCGACTACGCTCTCGACTCACTCGAAGAAGTAGACCTCACGATGATACACATAGAATCGACGGATGAGACGGGACACGTGGGGAAGGCCGAGCTCAAGATACAGGCGATAGAGGACTTCGACGGGCGCGTCGTGGGACGCGTGCTCGAAGGGATAAAGAGGTTTGGGGACTATAAGATACTCGTCATGTCGGACCACCCTACGCCGATCGATTTAAGGACTCACGTGAATGAGCCCGTTCCCTTCGCCATATACAGCTCGGAGGACGAGAGCGTAAAAAACGACTCCTACGTTTACACGGAAAAATCCGCGAGCACTTCTCCTGTGTTCATATCCGAAGGGTGGAGGCTGCTCGGGATGCTGGTGGGGAGAGAGATTTAA
- a CDS encoding tetratricopeptide repeat protein produces the protein MRIQIIRSLIFGGILAFIFVFHTIPGNAYSSDKTLNDSTDNTAEKSSAYEYFTQGRNVYLLSTPEGYEASVNWYKKAIAADEKYASAYAGLGESYAFWGGSKGQNGDQDYEVLYNQSLNYSVKAVELAPNLGHSHRALATSYYALGRFEEAEREALRAINMDPNDAEAYFIAWKAEGENPESVYIRKALDINPNLLMAHNDLGAAYMASGDYDKAIYHLTRTAELNPDSALVHNNLGHALEKTGKTEDAIKEYKKAIDIDPNNDLTHSNLATVLVSKGEMGKATNEYKKAVEINPNSALFHYNLGTALLLGGKIEEGITELKRTIEINPHFGEAYTNLGRALMEVGKTDEAIDALRKAIEINPDDELAHRHLSRVSGEACNTENTSSYRAHY, from the coding sequence ATGAGAATTCAGATAATTAGAAGTTTGATCTTTGGCGGGATTCTTGCTTTTATTTTTGTGTTTCACACCATCCCGGGGAATGCATACTCATCCGATAAAACTCTTAATGACTCGACCGATAACACGGCCGAGAAATCCTCTGCATACGAATACTTCACGCAAGGAAGAAACGTTTATTTGCTCTCAACTCCTGAAGGATATGAAGCTTCAGTAAACTGGTATAAAAAGGCGATTGCTGCAGATGAGAAATATGCATCTGCATATGCGGGACTCGGAGAGTCGTACGCATTCTGGGGAGGCTCGAAAGGGCAGAACGGGGACCAAGACTATGAGGTTCTTTATAATCAGTCACTAAACTACAGCGTGAAGGCTGTCGAATTAGCGCCAAACCTGGGCCACTCTCACCGCGCACTGGCCACAAGCTACTATGCCCTGGGTAGATTTGAAGAGGCCGAGAGAGAGGCACTGCGGGCAATAAATATGGACCCTAATGACGCCGAGGCGTATTTTATTGCCTGGAAAGCAGAGGGTGAGAATCCCGAGAGCGTCTACATTAGAAAGGCTCTCGACATAAACCCGAATTTGCTCATGGCTCATAACGATCTCGGAGCCGCATACATGGCGAGCGGTGACTACGATAAGGCTATTTATCACTTGACGCGTACGGCCGAGCTCAATCCTGACAGCGCGCTCGTACATAACAACCTCGGACACGCTTTAGAAAAGACAGGAAAAACAGAAGACGCGATAAAGGAATACAAAAAAGCTATAGACATTGATCCGAATAATGATCTTACACACAGTAATCTTGCGACTGTATTAGTGAGTAAAGGAGAAATGGGGAAAGCTACCAATGAATACAAAAAAGCAGTCGAAATCAATCCAAACAGCGCTCTATTCCATTACAATCTCGGTACCGCTCTGTTACTTGGCGGAAAAATTGAAGAGGGAATTACGGAGCTTAAAAGGACCATCGAAATTAACCCGCACTTCGGGGAGGCATACACTAACCTCGGCCGCGCTTTGATGGAAGTAGGCAAGACTGATGAAGCAATAGATGCATTGAGAAAAGCTATTGAGATAAATCCAGACGATGAACTTGCACATCGACACCTTTCACGCGTTTCCGGAGAAGCCTGCAATACGGAAAACACTTCAAGTTATCGAGCTCATTATTGA